In Montipora capricornis isolate CH-2021 chromosome 4, ASM3666992v2, whole genome shotgun sequence, a single genomic region encodes these proteins:
- the LOC138047583 gene encoding ribosome maturation protein SBDS-like, giving the protein MSIFTPTNQVKLTNVAVVRLKKAGKRFEIACYKNKVMSWRNKVEKDIDEVLQTHTVFTNVSKGQVAKNEDLVRAFGTADQSEICLQILAKGELQVSEKERSTQLESMFRDIATIVADKCVNPETKRPYPVGIIERAMKDIHYSVIPTRTTKQQALEVIKQLKETMEIERAQMRLRLIIPSKEAKRVHEKLKANISAVESEDWQGGDLEMVCLIDPGCYRIIDETVRSETRGRGTLEMISLKDTEEGDERLE; this is encoded by the exons ATGTCGATTTTCACACCGACTAATCAAGTTAAGCTAACAAATGTGGCGGTGGTAAGATTAAAAAAAGCAGGGAAGCGTTTTGAAATCGCTTGCTACAAAAACAAGGTGATGTCTTGGAGGAATAAAGT AGAAAAAGACATTGATGAAGTCCTTCAAACCCACACAGTTTTCACCAATGTTTCAAAGGGACAAGTGGCTAAAAACGAGGACTTAGTAAGAGCTTTTGGGACAGCTGATCAATCAGAAATTTGCTTACAG ATATTAGCAAAAGGAGAACTTCAAGTATccgaaaaagaaagaagtaCACAGCTGGAGTCAATGTTCAGAGACATTGCTACGATAGTGGCAGATAAATGTGTGAATCCAGAAACAAAGCGGCCATACCCAGTTGGAATAATAGAGAGAGCAATGAAAGACATTCATTACTCAGTTATCCCGACAAGAACAACAAAGCAACAG GCTCTTGAAGTTATAAAGCAACTCAAGGAGACTATGGAAATTGAACGTGCTCAGATGCGTCTGCGACTTATCATACCCAGCAAAGAAGCCAAGCGAGTTCATGAGAAACTTAAAGCAAACATATCAGCTGTTGAGTCAGAGGACTGGCAGGGAGGGGATCTAGAAATG GTTTGTTTAATAGATCCAGGCTGTTACAGAATTATTGATGAAACTGTCAGATCTGAAACCCGTGGACGAGGAACACTAGAAATGATCAGTTTGAAAGACACTGAAGAAGGGGATGAAAGACTTGAATAG
- the LOC138047584 gene encoding ribonuclease P/MRP protein subunit POP5-like: MVRFKRRYLLVEISFQDKKVDEDLTSTCLYQKIIQAIQECHGDYGVACTWLLKVKYVNPVTGVAFIACHRDYYRMVWSAMTFIKKLKQRLCMWRVLHIGGTLRSCQRFLIRYNKDQLLQALQECKTPAERKRVLRTIKKAEKFEIPLDPLETKKRKASTKGSYNNND; encoded by the exons ATATCTGTTGGTGGAAATCTCATTTCAAGATAAAAAGGTAGATGAAGACCTCACAAGTACATGCCTTTATCAGAAAATAATACAGGCCATTCAAGAATGCCATGGGGACTATGGAGTGGCTTGTACATGGCTTTTAAAAG tGAAGTATGTAAATCCAGTTACTGGTGTGGCATTTATTGCCTGTCACAGGGATTATTACAGAATGGTTTGGTCTGCAATGACGTTTATCAAGAAGTTAAAGCAAAGGCTTTGCATGTGGCGAGTTCTTCATATTGGAG GGACACTTCGCTCTTGTCAGAGATTCCTCATACGTTACAATAAGGACCAGTTGCTACAAGCATTACAAGAGTGTAAAACACCAG CTGAAAGAAAGAGAGTTTTAAGAACCATaaagaaagctgaaaagtttgaaattccCCTTGATCCATTGGAAaccaagaaaagaaaagcaagcacCAAAGGAAGTTACAACAACAATGATTAA